In Mytilus trossulus isolate FHL-02 chromosome 6, PNRI_Mtr1.1.1.hap1, whole genome shotgun sequence, a single window of DNA contains:
- the LOC134723012 gene encoding thyrotropin-releasing hormone receptor-like, with product MNEKTNESIVLSVLKNESTTNSMYYPKIYQIISVLFGIIIFLVGFFGNILVVIIVSKSRKMRSPTNCYLISLAVADILVLFSATLPAIPEPFFEMQQWPWGRAMCSILVFLQYLGVDASSLSITAFTIERYIAICHPMTAQRMCTIRRAKKIICGIWIFSILYCSPWLGLTIIIKAGDKSICTFRLEREQYNVYYLADLIVFYAIPLCIAAILYALIARILFGTTIASVRGGQHRDASHARSATSSRKQPLAVVNIIIS from the exons atgaatgaaaaaacaaaCGAATCGATTGTTCTTTCAGTGCTGAAGAACGAGAGCACAACGAATTCAATGTATTatccaaaaatatatcaaatcatttcCGTTTTGTttggaattattatttttctcgttGGATTTTTCGGAAATATTCTGGTAGTGATAATTGTTTCAAAAAGCCGGAAAATGCGTTCTCCTACCAACTGTTATTTAATTAGTTTAGCGGTAGCGGATATTTTGGTGCTTTTTTCAGCCACTTTGCCTGCGATTCCCGAACCTTTCTTTGAGATGCAACAATGGCCATGGGGAAGAGCAATGTGTTCTATCTTAGTTTTTCTGCAATATTTAGGAGTTGATGCCTCATCGCTGTCCATAACTGCATTTACAATAGAACGATACATAGCAATATGTCATCCAATGACAGCACAACGGATGTGTACTATACGAAGggccaaaaaaataatttgtggtATTTGGATATTTTCTATCTTGTATTGTTCTCCCTGGCTAGGTCTTACAATTATTATTAAAGCAGGTGACAAAAGCATTTGTACTTTCCGACTTGAAAGAGAACAGTATAATGTTTACTATTTAGCGGATTTAATCGTGTTTTATGCAATTCCGTTGTGTATTGCTGCAATTCTGTATGCCTTAATTGCAAGAATATTGTTTGGAACTACTATAGCCTCAGTACGAGGGGGACAACATCGAGATGCATCGCATGCTCGATCGGCAACAAGTTCTAGGAAACAG CCATTGGctgttgtaaatattataatatcatAA